One part of the Janthinobacterium sp. 17J80-10 genome encodes these proteins:
- the atpA gene encoding F0F1 ATP synthase subunit alpha — protein sequence MQLNPSEISELLKSRIQGLGESADIRNQGTVISVTDGIVRIHGLSDAMQGEMLEFPGNTFGLALNLERDSVGAVILGAYEHISEGDTVKTTGRILEVPIGPELCGRVVNALGQPIDGKGPINTKLTAPIEKIAPGVIARQSVSQPLQTGLKSIDAMVPVGRGQRELIIGDRQTGKSAVAIDTIINQKGQGVTCIYVAIGQKASTVKNIVRALEENGALEYTIVVAATASESAAMQYVSAYSGCAMGEYFRDRGQDALIVYDDLSKQAVAYRQVSLLLRRPPGREAYPGDVFYLHSRLLERAARVNPDYVEKFTNGEVKGQTGSLTALPIIETQAGDVSAFVPTNVISITDGQIFLETSLFNAGIRPAINAGISVSRVGGAAQTKVIKNLSGGIRTDLAQYRELAAFAQFASDLDDATRKQLDRGARVTELLKQKQFSPLPISLMAASLFAANKGYFDSIEVKQVLAFESGLHNFLKTSHGALLQKIEDSKQLDKDGEAALAAAIADFKKTF from the coding sequence ATGCAACTCAATCCGTCTGAAATCAGCGAACTGCTCAAGAGCCGCATCCAGGGTCTTGGCGAAAGCGCTGATATCCGCAACCAGGGCACGGTTATTTCCGTGACCGACGGCATCGTCCGAATTCACGGCTTGTCCGATGCAATGCAAGGCGAAATGCTGGAATTCCCAGGCAACACTTTCGGCCTCGCGCTGAACCTTGAGCGCGACTCCGTCGGCGCCGTTATCCTGGGTGCCTACGAACACATTTCCGAAGGCGACACGGTCAAGACGACCGGCCGCATCCTGGAAGTGCCGATCGGTCCGGAACTGTGTGGCCGCGTGGTCAACGCACTCGGTCAGCCGATCGACGGCAAGGGCCCGATCAACACCAAGCTGACCGCCCCGATCGAAAAAATCGCTCCAGGCGTGATCGCCCGTCAATCCGTTTCGCAGCCGCTGCAAACCGGCCTGAAGTCGATCGACGCCATGGTGCCAGTCGGCCGCGGCCAGCGCGAATTGATCATTGGCGATCGTCAGACCGGTAAATCGGCTGTCGCGATCGACACCATCATCAATCAAAAAGGCCAGGGCGTGACATGTATCTATGTCGCGATCGGCCAAAAAGCCTCGACGGTCAAAAACATCGTGCGCGCACTGGAAGAAAACGGCGCGCTGGAATACACCATCGTGGTCGCCGCTACCGCTTCCGAATCCGCCGCCATGCAATACGTCTCGGCCTACTCCGGTTGCGCCATGGGCGAATATTTCCGTGACCGCGGTCAAGATGCGCTGATCGTGTATGACGATCTGTCCAAGCAAGCCGTGGCTTACCGTCAGGTTTCCCTGCTGCTGCGCCGCCCGCCAGGCCGCGAAGCTTATCCTGGCGACGTGTTCTATCTCCACAGCCGCCTGCTGGAACGTGCAGCCCGCGTGAACCCCGACTACGTCGAGAAGTTCACCAACGGTGAAGTCAAGGGCCAGACCGGTTCGCTGACCGCACTGCCGATCATTGAAACGCAAGCAGGCGACGTTTCCGCCTTCGTGCCGACCAACGTGATCTCGATTACCGACGGCCAGATCTTCCTGGAAACCTCGCTGTTCAACGCCGGTATCCGTCCTGCGATTAACGCCGGTATTTCGGTGTCCCGCGTCGGTGGCGCAGCGCAAACCAAGGTCATCAAGAACCTGTCCGGCGGTATCCGTACCGATCTGGCGCAGTACCGTGAACTGGCTGCGTTCGCGCAGTTCGCTTCCGACCTGGACGACGCTACCCGCAAGCAGCTCGATCGTGGCGCCCGCGTGACTGAACTGCTGAAGCAGAAGCAATTCTCGCCGCTGCCGATCTCGCTGATGGCCGCTTCGCTGTTCGCAGCGAACAAGGGTTACTTCGACAGCATCGAAGTCAAGCAGGTGCTGGCGTTTGAATCCGGCCTGCATAACTTCCTGAAGACCAGCCACGGCGCACTCTTGCAAAAGATTGAAGACAGCAAGCAACTCGATAAAGACGGCGAAGCAGCATTGGCCGCCGCGATTGCCGACTTCAAGAAAACTTTCTGA
- a CDS encoding F0F1 ATP synthase subunit delta, whose protein sequence is MAELATIARPYAEALFRVAKSGNLAAWSELVSEMAQVAGNPEVLAFVSNPKLTDAQIIDTFVSLIKSPVSAEARNFIGALVENGRLVALPEVGVQFLALKNAAEGAADAHITSAFELSDAQVKELVATLEKKFGRKLVPAVTVDNSLIGGVRVTVGDEVLDTSVRAKLQKMHTALVA, encoded by the coding sequence ATGGCAGAACTCGCAACGATCGCTCGTCCTTATGCAGAAGCCCTGTTCCGTGTGGCCAAGTCCGGCAATCTCGCCGCCTGGTCGGAGCTGGTATCCGAAATGGCGCAAGTCGCTGGCAATCCCGAAGTTCTGGCATTCGTCAGCAATCCGAAACTGACCGACGCACAGATCATCGACACCTTCGTGTCCCTGATCAAGTCTCCGGTCAGCGCGGAAGCCCGCAACTTCATCGGCGCGCTGGTAGAAAATGGCCGTCTGGTGGCCTTGCCGGAAGTCGGCGTGCAATTCCTGGCGTTGAAAAACGCCGCGGAAGGCGCTGCCGATGCGCACATCACGAGCGCGTTCGAGTTAAGCGACGCGCAGGTGAAGGAACTGGTGGCCACGCTGGAAAAGAAATTCGGCCGCAAGCTCGTCCCTGCCGTGACCGTCGACAATTCGCTGATTGGTGGCGTGCGCGTGACCGTAGGTGATGAAGTGCTCGATACCTCGGTGCGCGCCAAGCTGCAGAAAATGCACACAGCCCTGGTGGCGTGA
- the atpG gene encoding F0F1 ATP synthase subunit gamma: MAAGKEIRGKIKSVENTKKITKAMEMVAASKMRKAQDRMRAARPYSEKVRNIAANLSLANPEYTHPFLVKQEGAKKIGLIVVTTDKGLCGGMNTNVLRLTTNKIREAEGEGVKVEAVAIGNKGFGFLNRIGAKVVSHATQLGDTPHLEKLIGPVKVLLDAYQEGKLDAVYVCYTKFVTTMKQEPMLEQLLPLSSEQMKADKGSHSWDYIYEPDAQTVIDELLVRYVEALIYQALAENMASEQSARMVAMKSASDNAGSVIKELKLVYNKTRQAAITTELSEIVAGAAAV, translated from the coding sequence ATGGCTGCAGGAAAAGAGATACGCGGCAAGATCAAGAGCGTAGAGAATACGAAGAAGATCACCAAGGCGATGGAAATGGTCGCCGCATCCAAAATGCGCAAGGCGCAAGACCGGATGCGGGCCGCCCGTCCCTACAGTGAAAAGGTTCGTAATATCGCTGCCAACTTGTCGCTGGCTAATCCGGAGTACACGCATCCCTTCCTGGTAAAACAGGAAGGCGCCAAGAAGATCGGCTTGATCGTGGTCACCACTGACAAGGGCCTGTGCGGTGGCATGAACACCAACGTGCTGCGCCTGACGACCAACAAGATCCGCGAAGCGGAAGGCGAAGGCGTCAAGGTCGAAGCGGTTGCGATCGGTAACAAGGGCTTCGGCTTCCTGAACCGTATCGGCGCCAAGGTGGTGTCGCACGCAACGCAGCTGGGCGATACCCCGCACCTGGAAAAGCTGATCGGACCGGTCAAGGTGCTGCTGGACGCATACCAGGAAGGCAAGCTGGATGCCGTCTACGTGTGCTACACCAAGTTCGTCACGACGATGAAGCAGGAACCGATGCTGGAGCAGTTGCTGCCCCTGTCGTCGGAGCAAATGAAGGCCGACAAGGGATCCCACTCGTGGGATTACATCTACGAGCCGGATGCGCAAACCGTCATCGATGAACTGCTGGTGCGCTACGTGGAAGCGCTGATTTACCAGGCCCTCGCCGAAAACATGGCGTCCGAGCAATCGGCGCGCATGGTGGCGATGAAGTCGGCTTCCGACAATGCCGGTAGCGTGATCAAGGAACTGAAGCTGGTCTACAACAAGACCCGCCAGGCCGCGATTACTACCGAGTTGTCCGAAATCGTCGCTGGTGCAGCTGCGGTCTAA